The Cyanobacteriota bacterium DNA segment GTGAACTTAGCCTTGACCACGGCTATGGAGCAACTTGGTATTACTGAAACTCCAAAGGCTATCCAAGATGTAATGCTCAGTGTAGAGCCTCCAGTGCCATCTGCACCCTTGCCTGCTGCTGTGGAGTCGTCTCAACCTGTGATTTCGGTAACCGCTACTTCCTCCGAGCCTGCTCAGACCCCTGACACTGCTACATCTGCCGAGACTGGAAAGTCGGATACAACTGAGGTGGCTAAGACAGGAGCTTCAGATTCAGTGGATTCCGAAGAAGCCTGAGCCGCTGTGGTAGTGTTCTATGATGCTGATGAGTTGTGGTGATTGTCTCTGTTGTCACCAGTACGCACGATTGCTGCTGACAATTGGCCTAACGATGGGAATTGGTGTAATGGGCGGGGCCTGTGGAACTCCAGTTGCCGATCGTCCACTGCCCACTCTAGTGCCAACCTCTATAGCTGCCTCTCCCCAAACACCCAAACCCGACGATAGCCACAGCCAGCAAACCTTGCGGGTTTATCACATCGGCAATAGCCTCACCGACACCCTAAATTATCCACTTTTTCAAAAGCTAGTAGAACGGCGGGGATCACGGTACATCTACGGCAGGCATATGATTCCCGGTGCACCGTTGGCATGGATTTGGGAACATCCGACGGATGGCTTTAAGGAGGATCCCTACGGATACTATCCCACAGCATTGCCGAATTACACATGGGATGTATTGACCTTACAACCCTCTGATCGCCACATTGAGGGCGCTGATGGAGATTTGGCCATGGCGAAGAACTATATCAACTTGACGCAACGGCAAAGTCCTCATCTGCGGGTCTACATCTATGCTCGCTGGATGCACAAACATAAAGATGGCAGCCTAGAGTTCGATCGTCGCTGGCTGCAACCCTATGACACTAAAGTTCCAGGCAGCGAACAGGGGCGGGAGTTTTTTGAGCGGCTAGTGCGTGATTTGCGTCAAGCTTATCCCAATGCCCAGGATCGAATCTTTTTGATCCCTGTAGGAGATGTGATGTACGAGCTAAACCAGCGGATGAAGGCAGGAATTGTGCCTGGTTACAACACCATCGCTCAATTGTATAAGGATAGTGCTCATTTGAATGATGTTGGCTCCTATCTTGTAGCAGCGACCTTTTACGCAACGCTGTATCGCGATCATCCAGATGGCCTAGAGG contains these protein-coding regions:
- a CDS encoding PEP-CTERM sorting domain-containing protein codes for the protein MMLMSCGDCLCCHQYARLLLTIGLTMGIGVMGGACGTPVADRPLPTLVPTSIAASPQTPKPDDSHSQQTLRVYHIGNSLTDTLNYPLFQKLVERRGSRYIYGRHMIPGAPLAWIWEHPTDGFKEDPYGYYPTALPNYTWDVLTLQPSDRHIEGADGDLAMAKNYINLTQRQSPHLRVYIYARWMHKHKDGSLEFDRRWLQPYDTKVPGSEQGREFFERLVRDLRQAYPNAQDRIFLIPVGDVMYELNQRMKAGIVPGYNTIAQLYKDSAHLNDVGSYLVAATFYATLYRDHPDGLEASIYGIEDPRLAAIIHQVVWNVVSTHPLAGVSQFSQ